The following coding sequences are from one Clostridioides difficile ATCC 9689 = DSM 1296 window:
- a CDS encoding molybdopterin-binding protein — translation MKLIKTIDAVGQVLCHDITQIIPGEFKGRKFKKGHIVKEEDIPVLLSLGKDNLYVWEKSEGMVHENEGALFLKELTAGENLDFSEIKEGKIDFIAACDGLLKIDVDALFDLNCVGEIMMATLHNNFIVNKGLKVAGTRVIPLVIDEKKLEDAKKVVGNRKIVNVVPFKPKKVGIVTTGNEVFYSRIVDKFGPVIEEKVKGFGCEVIGQTICPDDKEIIKSAIKEFISQGAELICCTGGMSVDPDDVTPTAIKETGADLVTYGSPILPGAMFLLAYYGEVPIMGIPGCAMYHKTTVFDIVLSRVLIDEKLDKYDIARYGHGGLCMNCDVCTYPACNFAKI, via the coding sequence ATGAAGCTAATAAAAACTATAGATGCTGTTGGACAAGTTTTATGTCACGACATAACTCAAATAATACCTGGAGAATTTAAAGGAAGAAAATTTAAAAAAGGCCACATAGTAAAAGAAGAAGATATTCCAGTGTTATTATCTCTTGGTAAAGATAATTTGTATGTATGGGAAAAGTCAGAAGGAATGGTTCATGAAAATGAAGGCGCATTGTTTTTAAAAGAACTAACTGCTGGAGAAAATTTAGATTTTAGTGAAATAAAAGAAGGGAAAATAGATTTTATAGCAGCATGTGATGGTCTATTAAAGATAGATGTTGATGCACTTTTTGATTTGAATTGTGTTGGAGAAATAATGATGGCTACTCTTCATAATAATTTTATAGTAAATAAAGGTTTAAAAGTAGCTGGAACAAGAGTGATACCTTTGGTTATAGATGAGAAAAAATTAGAAGATGCAAAAAAAGTAGTTGGTAATAGAAAAATAGTAAATGTAGTACCTTTTAAACCTAAGAAAGTAGGAATTGTTACTACAGGAAATGAAGTGTTTTATAGCAGAATTGTTGATAAATTTGGACCCGTAATAGAAGAAAAAGTAAAAGGCTTTGGTTGTGAAGTTATAGGACAGACTATATGCCCAGATGATAAAGAGATTATAAAGAGTGCAATAAAAGAATTTATAAGTCAAGGAGCAGAACTTATCTGTTGTACTGGTGGGATGAGTGTAGACCCAGATGATGTTACACCAACAGCTATAAAAGAAACTGGAGCTGATTTAGTGACATATGGTTCACCAATATTACCAGGAGCTATGTTTTTACTTGCTTATTATGGAGAAGTTCCAATTATGGGTATACCAGGATGCGCAATGTATCACAAAACTACAGTATTTGATATAGTTTTATCTAGGGTTTTAATTGATGAAAAGCTTGATAAGTATGATATAGCTAGATATGGTCATGGTGGCCTTTGTATGAACTGTGATGTATGTACTTATCCTGCATGTAATTTTGCTAAAATATAA
- the mocA gene encoding molybdenum cofactor cytidylyltransferase has product MINAVIMASGFARRMGANKLLLNYKGCSIIEHVFREVSKIDFHQVVVVSQYEEVLLLCNKYGFEYIDNKNANIGQSESIKLGVLNSSKCDGYMFFVGDQPFIDNLYIDKIINTFKLDRDFIVIPRYKDMCGNPVIFPYSKKEELLALKEDEKGKTILKNSSKIKYVEVPKEMLFDIDTKMDYERIGGKL; this is encoded by the coding sequence ATGATAAATGCAGTGATAATGGCATCAGGCTTTGCCAGAAGAATGGGAGCAAATAAACTTTTATTAAATTATAAAGGCTGTTCTATAATAGAACATGTATTTAGAGAAGTTAGCAAGATTGATTTTCATCAAGTTGTAGTAGTAAGTCAATATGAAGAGGTTTTGTTATTGTGTAATAAATATGGTTTTGAATATATAGATAATAAAAATGCAAATATAGGTCAAAGTGAATCTATAAAATTAGGAGTTTTAAATAGCTCAAAATGTGATGGTTATATGTTCTTTGTAGGAGACCAGCCATTTATTGATAACTTATATATAGATAAAATTATAAATACTTTTAAATTAGATAGAGATTTTATAGTAATTCCAAGATACAAAGATATGTGTGGAAATCCAGTCATATTCCCATATAGCAAGAAAGAAGAATTGTTGGCACTTAAAGAAGATGAAAAAGGTAAAACCATTTTAAAAAATTCATCAAAAATAAAGTATGTAGAAGTTCCTAAAGAAATGTTATTTGATATCGATACAAAAATGGACTATGAGAGAATTGGGGGTAAATTATGA
- the yqeC gene encoding selenium cofactor biosynthesis protein YqeC, protein MELSNIIEKNEIITVVGAGGKTSLINYFANFYRDKLKVLLTTTTKIYVPNDYDNIIITIDGTVIPSICHGITVCGSYINNENKLVSIDSSILDEIVDQFDLVLIEGDGSKRKKLKGWNAKEPVVYHKTTKTIGILDITSFGMNINEENIHRVEIFKKIANLDTSSINSSSTVSIENLKNIVLNPNGLFKNYSGKRVLFINKVENEKYKNLAIKLIENIKEYESEIEIFYGSVKQKFCVRY, encoded by the coding sequence GTGGAACTATCAAATATAATAGAAAAGAATGAAATAATAACTGTAGTTGGAGCAGGAGGAAAAACTTCGCTTATAAACTATTTTGCAAATTTTTATAGAGATAAATTGAAAGTTCTCCTTACAACAACAACTAAAATATATGTACCAAACGATTATGACAATATAATTATTACAATAGATGGAACTGTTATTCCATCTATTTGTCATGGAATAACAGTCTGTGGCAGTTATATAAATAATGAAAATAAATTAGTAAGTATTGATTCCTCTATTTTGGATGAAATTGTAGACCAATTTGATTTAGTTTTAATAGAGGGAGATGGCTCAAAGAGAAAAAAACTTAAAGGTTGGAATGCTAAAGAACCAGTAGTATATCATAAAACTACAAAAACCATAGGGATATTAGATATAACATCATTTGGAATGAATATTAATGAAGAGAATATACATAGAGTAGAAATATTTAAAAAAATAGCAAATTTAGATACAAGTAGTATTAATAGTAGTTCTACAGTAAGTATTGAAAACTTAAAAAATATAGTATTAAATCCAAATGGATTATTTAAAAATTATTCTGGAAAAAGAGTATTATTTATTAATAAAGTTGAAAATGAAAAATATAAAAATTTAGCTATAAAATTAATAGAAAATATTAAAGAATATGAAAGTGAAATAGAGATATTTTATGGAAGTGTAAAACAAAAATTTTGTGTAAGATATTGA
- a CDS encoding RNA-guided endonuclease InsQ/TnpB family protein: MSNRIKNIHYGTQRQQLKNLTKKEYQALREMCFLAKNLYNVGTYNVRQHYFNQGEHLNYEANYHVCKENENYKLLNSNIAQQILKEVDSSFRSFFGLIKLAKEGKYDFRGIKSPKYLDKEGFFSIIIGQIRIKEDGILNVPMSPAFKKLYGKVSIKVPQNILEKKIKEIRIIPKHKARFFEIQYCYEIPKSEEVSNQKNALAIDLGLENLCTCVTNLGDSFIIDGKRLKSVNQWANKQNDKIEALKLKKNITAITRKQFKVWNKRNNQVKDYVNKTCFYIIDYCVKNNIGNLIVGYNAKLEKSDNMERKIYRNFIRIPFGEIKGKLEYLCKIKNINFIRQEESYTSKSDFFADDFLPDINVDNVKKYDFKGERITRGQYKSSVGIIINADVNASLNILKKSQVVNLSNLQNNPQILKQPQRVRIS; encoded by the coding sequence ATGTCAAACAGAATAAAAAATATACACTATGGAACTCAGAGACAACAATTAAAAAACTTAACTAAAAAAGAATATCAAGCTCTACGAGAAATGTGCTTCTTAGCTAAGAACTTATATAATGTTGGTACATATAATGTAAGACAGCATTATTTCAATCAAGGAGAACATCTTAACTATGAAGCTAATTATCATGTATGCAAAGAAAATGAGAACTATAAGCTTCTCAATAGTAATATAGCGCAACAAATATTAAAAGAAGTAGACAGTTCGTTTAGGTCATTTTTTGGATTAATTAAATTAGCCAAAGAAGGAAAATATGACTTTAGAGGGATAAAATCACCTAAATATTTAGATAAAGAAGGATTTTTTAGCATAATAATAGGTCAAATAAGAATCAAAGAAGATGGGATTTTAAATGTACCTATGTCTCCAGCATTTAAAAAACTATATGGGAAAGTAAGTATAAAAGTTCCACAAAATATACTAGAGAAAAAAATTAAAGAAATAAGAATAATACCTAAACATAAAGCTAGGTTCTTTGAAATTCAGTATTGTTATGAAATACCAAAATCAGAGGAAGTTTCAAATCAAAAAAATGCACTAGCTATAGACTTGGGTTTAGAAAATTTATGTACATGTGTTACCAATTTAGGTGATAGTTTTATCATAGATGGAAAAAGGCTAAAATCTGTGAATCAGTGGGCAAACAAACAGAATGATAAAATAGAAGCCTTAAAATTAAAAAAGAATATAACTGCAATAACAAGAAAACAATTTAAAGTTTGGAATAAGAGAAATAATCAAGTTAAAGACTATGTAAATAAAACCTGTTTTTATATAATTGATTATTGTGTAAAAAATAATATTGGAAATTTAATTGTAGGATATAATGCTAAGTTAGAAAAAAGTGATAATATGGAGAGAAAAATATATAGAAATTTTATAAGAATCCCATTTGGAGAGATAAAAGGAAAATTAGAATATCTGTGTAAAATAAAAAATATCAATTTTATTAGGCAAGAAGAAAGCTATACTAGTAAATCAGATTTTTTTGCTGATGATTTTCTACCTGATATCAATGTGGACAATGTTAAAAAATATGACTTTAAAGGGGAAAGAATAACGCGTGGACAGTACAAATCCAGTGTTGGAATCATTATAAATGCAGATGTAAATGCGAGTCTTAATATACTAAAAAAATCACAAGTAGTTAATTTATCTAATTTACAGAATAATCCTCAAATATTAAAGCAACCACAGAGAGTAAGAATATCTTAA
- a CDS encoding xanthine dehydrogenase family protein molybdopterin-binding subunit produces the protein MINKGIRKIDSTAIVTGKPLYTEDLIMHKDVLTLKLLRSPHAHAKIKNIDTSKAEKIPGVVGIYTYKDVPQVRYCVPGQTEPEASPYDRVLLEDTVRFIGDEVALVAAEDEKTALKALKMIKVDYEVLKPVFDAREAEGNEVVIHPEKDIVEPYPFGLDAKNNIVSKEFFEFGDVEAKLKESDFVVESSYKTQSQSHCMMETHRSYSYKDINDRIVVVSSLQSPHNVKRILRKVLGIPSSKIRVIKPRIGGGFGGKNIAATDIFTAFVTMKTGRPAKFVFTRSETFVGSNSRHEMFFDVKVGADKEGNLKAIELKSLNNTGAYGGNGVSVSSESGHNTLPIYNDIDAVRFNARTVYTNRLPAGALRGYGATQGIFAIDSAIDELAHKIGMDPLEFRIKNIIDRYTNGKAAEDEILSCELRQCIEKGKKLINWDDKYPCKDIGNNKVRAVGMAVANHGSGIPRVDMATVTIRMDEDGTYKLLSGLADLGQGADTIQAQIAAEALNTTVDRISIYTGDSDLCPYDTGAFASCTTTVTGNATIKTANKLKDILLSVAESKLGFKKEDLELGKDRVFVKNDNSKFVLLEELGRESVGGIGFASDDVPVVLEATESFGMLKKIKPFIAGFAEIELDKNTGEYKVINFACVPDCGTVINPTLARIQVEGGVMMGIGFAMYEDPIFDKDGRLLTDSFLQYKVPTKKEVGNILVDFAENFDPGGPYGAKSLGEIVIHTPAPAIANAIFNATGVRLRELPMTFEKVYMGMKNNNKQL, from the coding sequence ATGATTAATAAGGGGATAAGAAAGATAGATAGTACAGCAATTGTCACAGGAAAACCTCTATATACTGAAGACCTCATTATGCATAAAGATGTTTTGACATTAAAACTACTTAGAAGTCCACATGCTCATGCTAAGATAAAGAATATAGATACATCAAAAGCCGAAAAAATTCCAGGGGTTGTGGGTATTTATACGTATAAAGATGTACCACAGGTCAGATATTGTGTGCCAGGTCAAACAGAACCAGAAGCATCACCTTATGATAGAGTTTTACTTGAAGATACAGTTAGATTTATTGGAGATGAAGTAGCTTTAGTGGCTGCTGAAGATGAGAAAACGGCACTTAAAGCCTTAAAAATGATAAAGGTAGATTATGAGGTTTTAAAGCCTGTGTTTGATGCAAGAGAAGCAGAAGGAAATGAAGTTGTTATACATCCAGAAAAAGACATAGTAGAGCCATACCCTTTTGGATTGGATGCAAAAAATAATATAGTATCAAAAGAATTTTTTGAATTTGGAGATGTTGAAGCTAAGCTTAAAGAAAGTGATTTTGTGGTTGAATCTTCATACAAAACCCAAAGTCAATCGCATTGCATGATGGAAACTCATAGGTCATATTCATATAAAGATATAAATGATAGAATTGTTGTAGTTTCATCATTACAATCACCACACAATGTAAAGAGAATACTTAGAAAAGTATTGGGTATACCATCTTCAAAAATAAGAGTAATTAAACCTAGAATAGGTGGTGGATTTGGAGGAAAGAATATAGCAGCAACAGATATATTTACTGCATTTGTTACTATGAAAACTGGTAGACCAGCAAAATTTGTATTTACAAGAAGTGAAACTTTTGTAGGTTCTAATAGTAGACATGAAATGTTTTTTGATGTTAAAGTTGGTGCAGATAAAGAAGGAAATTTAAAAGCAATAGAGCTAAAGTCATTAAACAATACAGGTGCTTATGGTGGGAATGGTGTCTCTGTTTCTTCCGAATCTGGACACAATACCTTACCAATATATAATGATATTGATGCTGTTAGATTTAATGCTAGAACAGTATATACTAATAGGTTACCAGCAGGAGCACTTAGAGGGTATGGTGCTACACAGGGAATATTTGCAATAGATAGTGCTATTGATGAATTGGCACATAAGATTGGAATGGATCCACTTGAATTTAGAATTAAAAATATAATAGATAGGTATACCAATGGAAAAGCAGCTGAAGACGAAATATTAAGTTGTGAGCTGAGACAATGTATAGAAAAGGGCAAGAAATTAATTAATTGGGATGATAAATATCCATGTAAAGATATAGGAAACAACAAAGTAAGAGCAGTAGGTATGGCAGTAGCAAATCATGGTTCTGGTATACCGCGTGTAGATATGGCAACAGTCACTATAAGAATGGATGAAGATGGCACATATAAACTATTATCTGGTCTTGCTGACTTAGGTCAAGGGGCTGATACAATTCAAGCTCAAATTGCTGCGGAAGCTTTAAATACTACTGTAGATAGAATTTCTATTTATACAGGTGATTCAGACTTATGTCCCTATGATACAGGAGCATTTGCTTCTTGTACGACAACGGTTACAGGAAATGCAACAATAAAGACAGCAAATAAATTAAAAGATATATTACTTTCAGTTGCAGAGTCAAAGCTAGGATTTAAAAAAGAAGATTTAGAGTTGGGAAAAGACAGGGTTTTTGTTAAAAACGATAATAGCAAGTTTGTTCTATTAGAGGAATTGGGTAGAGAATCTGTTGGAGGAATAGGATTTGCTAGTGATGATGTACCAGTAGTTTTGGAAGCAACAGAATCTTTTGGCATGTTGAAAAAAATAAAACCATTTATAGCAGGATTTGCAGAGATAGAATTAGATAAAAATACAGGCGAATATAAAGTCATAAATTTTGCATGTGTACCTGATTGTGGAACAGTTATAAATCCAACTTTAGCTAGAATACAAGTAGAAGGTGGTGTGATGATGGGTATAGGGTTTGCAATGTATGAAGACCCTATATTTGATAAAGATGGTAGATTATTAACAGATAGTTTCCTACAGTATAAAGTTCCTACAAAAAAAGAAGTTGGAAATATATTGGTAGATTTTGCTGAGAATTTCGACCCAGGAGGTCCTTATGGTGCTAAATCATTAGGAGAAATAGTTATACATACACCAGCACCAGCTATAGCAAATGCAATATTTAATGCTACAGGAGTTCGTTTAAGAGAGCTTCCTATGACTTTTGAAAAAGTTTATATGGGTATGAAAAATAATAATAAACAATTATAA
- a CDS encoding FAD binding domain-containing protein — MVTIKEYSVPQSLEEAYKILISKKNNVILGGCGFIKLSNKNIGTAIDLKDINLNYIKEDKKNILIGADTSLRSLEIDKTIKNYCSGILSSAVSNIVGVQFRQGARIGASVFSKYGFSDLIPALLVVGAKVRLYNKGILELSEFLDSELSRDILVEVILPKKDAIAVFDSIRKCTGDFSVLNSAMLKENDTYKIAIGARPQKARLALEASNILNKEKDIDKASIVASKELTYGSNMRASKEYRKDMASALVKRMYNAIEEGMYND; from the coding sequence ATGGTTACTATAAAGGAATATTCAGTTCCACAGAGTTTAGAAGAAGCATATAAAATTTTAATTTCTAAAAAAAATAATGTTATTTTAGGTGGATGTGGATTTATAAAATTAAGTAATAAAAATATAGGAACAGCGATAGATTTAAAAGATATAAATCTAAATTATATAAAAGAGGATAAAAAAAATATTTTGATAGGTGCAGATACTTCACTTAGAAGTTTAGAAATTGATAAAACTATAAAAAATTACTGTAGTGGAATACTTTCAAGCGCTGTTTCTAATATAGTTGGTGTTCAATTTAGACAAGGGGCTAGAATTGGTGCAAGTGTATTTTCAAAGTATGGCTTTTCTGACTTAATACCAGCGCTTTTGGTTGTTGGAGCGAAGGTGAGATTATACAATAAAGGAATACTAGAGTTAAGTGAGTTTTTGGATAGTGAATTAAGTAGGGATATATTGGTCGAAGTAATACTACCAAAAAAAGATGCAATAGCTGTTTTTGACTCAATAAGAAAATGCACAGGAGATTTTTCTGTATTAAATTCAGCAATGCTAAAAGAAAATGATACTTACAAAATAGCAATTGGGGCAAGACCTCAAAAAGCTAGATTAGCACTTGAAGCGAGTAATATATTAAATAAAGAAAAAGATATAGATAAGGCATCTATTGTTGCTAGTAAGGAACTTACTTATGGAAGTAATATGAGAGCTAGTAAAGAGTACAGAAAGGATATGGCAAGTGCATTAGTTAAAAGGATGTATAATGCTATTGAGGAGGGAATGTATAATGATTAA
- a CDS encoding uracil-xanthine permease family protein — translation MKAKSTSKFELDGIPPLKEAIPLGLQHLMAMVIGSCLPAILIANAAGLNHKMSTLLIQAALVFAGLSTLLQLYPIPLFKGFKLGGGIPVIMGATAMFIGAGVSVASKYGLPVLFGSQIIAGIVIIIIGFGLKKIRFIFTPAVSGTIVACMGLGLFPIAIKNLAGGMGNETFGNPINFIVGISVSLMILGLNKYGKGLFKDASILVSIIFGYILSLILGIVNFSSIQEFTLVALPKPLAFGLDIRLEVVVMFSIIYLVEIADIMGACTLSAVGGLNRQVTDEELSSAVLGNGVLSTIGALFSATPMGMFGQNSAIVSNTKVVSKFVLAIGGIGLFLAGISPLLANLIRTIPPCVVGGATLVIFSTLTTSGLRLVSMDGFNQENSMILGLSMASGIGFMVAPQVLEKFPKFIETLLADSSVVSGAMVAIIIQALYMVKFPGNKSDKVEDKNKSL, via the coding sequence ATGAAAGCAAAAAGTACATCAAAATTTGAATTAGACGGAATACCACCACTAAAGGAAGCAATACCTTTAGGGTTACAACACTTAATGGCAATGGTAATAGGTAGTTGTTTACCAGCGATATTGATTGCAAATGCAGCTGGACTTAATCATAAGATGTCAACATTATTGATTCAAGCCGCATTAGTTTTTGCAGGATTATCAACTTTATTACAATTATATCCAATACCTTTGTTTAAAGGTTTTAAATTAGGAGGAGGAATACCAGTTATAATGGGAGCTACAGCTATGTTTATAGGAGCTGGGGTATCTGTTGCAAGTAAGTATGGACTACCAGTATTATTTGGCTCTCAAATAATAGCTGGTATAGTAATAATTATAATTGGTTTTGGTCTTAAAAAAATACGATTTATATTTACTCCAGCTGTATCAGGAACAATAGTTGCATGTATGGGTCTTGGACTTTTTCCAATAGCTATAAAAAACTTAGCTGGGGGTATGGGCAATGAGACTTTTGGGAATCCAATTAATTTTATAGTTGGAATATCTGTATCTCTTATGATATTAGGATTAAATAAGTATGGAAAAGGATTATTTAAAGATGCATCAATATTAGTTAGCATAATTTTTGGATACATTTTATCATTAATTTTGGGTATAGTAAATTTTTCTTCAATTCAGGAGTTTACTTTGGTTGCACTTCCAAAACCACTTGCTTTTGGGCTAGATATAAGACTTGAAGTTGTTGTAATGTTTTCAATAATATATTTAGTTGAGATAGCTGATATAATGGGTGCTTGTACACTTTCTGCGGTAGGAGGGCTTAATAGACAAGTAACAGATGAAGAACTTTCTTCTGCTGTTTTAGGAAATGGAGTACTCTCTACAATAGGTGCATTATTTTCTGCAACTCCAATGGGGATGTTTGGACAAAATTCTGCAATCGTTTCCAATACAAAGGTTGTAAGTAAATTTGTACTAGCTATTGGAGGAATTGGATTATTTTTGGCAGGAATATCGCCTTTATTAGCTAATTTAATAAGAACAATTCCTCCCTGTGTGGTTGGAGGAGCAACACTCGTTATATTTTCAACTCTTACAACATCTGGTTTAAGACTTGTTAGTATGGATGGATTTAATCAAGAAAATAGCATGATATTAGGTCTTTCTATGGCTTCTGGTATTGGATTCATGGTAGCTCCTCAAGTTCTTGAAAAATTTCCAAAATTTATAGAGACATTACTTGCAGATTCAAGTGTAGTTTCAGGAGCAATGGTAGCCATAATAATTCAAGCTTTATATATGGTAAAATTTCCTGGAAATAAAAGTGATAAGGTTGAGGATAAAAATAAAAGTTTATAA
- a CDS encoding dihydroorotate dehydrogenase gives MYNFLGKELKSPLIIGSGPLTYSAAGCKILSDAGAGAVVTKTIRKERAINPAPHMVRNTANALLNNEKWTDFEPEQWIDFEIPQMKRDGTVCIASIGHTIEESSELVEKVANAGADFIELVSYDYRDLIPMLKDAKERVNIPVIVKLPPMIDEIGDFAKKLEEAGADAITACDSVGPAFRIDIETGQPLLGGNGIGYLSGETIKPITLQRIYEIKKQVNIPIIGLGGCVSGDDALEMIMAGADFVGICSVVILKGAQVISKIHDDLKSNLNRLGYNTIENACGIVHNHMGDVNERLSFEFTYDEEKCTKCKMCERVCAYQARKLNDKMELNEEECRYCGLCISVCKPKALGRKISCSELNV, from the coding sequence ATGTATAATTTTTTAGGTAAAGAATTAAAATCACCACTTATAATAGGTTCAGGACCATTAACATATAGTGCAGCTGGATGCAAGATATTAAGTGATGCAGGAGCAGGGGCAGTTGTGACTAAGACTATAAGAAAAGAAAGAGCTATAAATCCAGCACCACATATGGTTAGAAATACAGCTAATGCTCTTTTAAATAATGAAAAATGGACAGATTTTGAGCCAGAGCAATGGATAGATTTTGAAATACCACAAATGAAAAGAGATGGGACTGTCTGTATAGCTTCAATAGGTCATACAATTGAAGAAAGTAGCGAATTAGTAGAGAAAGTTGCAAATGCAGGAGCTGACTTTATTGAATTAGTATCTTATGACTATAGAGATTTGATACCAATGCTTAAAGATGCAAAGGAAAGAGTAAATATACCTGTAATAGTTAAACTTCCTCCTATGATAGATGAGATAGGCGATTTTGCTAAAAAATTAGAAGAAGCAGGAGCAGATGCAATAACTGCTTGTGACTCTGTAGGACCAGCATTTAGAATAGACATAGAAACAGGGCAACCTTTATTAGGTGGAAATGGAATAGGATATTTAAGTGGAGAAACTATCAAGCCAATAACTTTACAGAGAATATATGAAATAAAAAAACAAGTTAATATACCAATAATTGGCTTAGGTGGATGTGTAAGTGGAGATGATGCCTTAGAAATGATTATGGCAGGTGCTGACTTTGTTGGTATATGTTCAGTAGTAATTTTAAAAGGTGCACAAGTAATATCTAAAATACATGATGATTTAAAATCTAATCTTAATAGATTAGGATATAATACTATAGAAAATGCTTGTGGTATAGTACATAATCATATGGGAGATGTTAATGAAAGACTTAGCTTTGAGTTTACTTATGATGAAGAAAAATGTACTAAATGTAAGATGTGCGAGAGAGTTTGTGCATATCAAGCGAGAAAATTGAATGATAAGATGGAATTGAATGAAGAAGAGTGTAGATATTGTGGACTTTGTATATCAGTTTGTAAACCAAAAGCACTTGGAAGAAAAATTTCATGTTCAGAGCTGAATGTATAG
- a CDS encoding amidohydrolase family protein, which translates to MIAIKSKYLISSADEIYTNSAVVVENDIIKDILPNEEVEIKYKNIEEIIDKSDAIIMPGFVNGHMHQYGVLSRGIPANVHFTDFEGFLNDYWWPFIENRIGLKEVKATTKASAIELIESGVVAFCDTLEAPNTEEGTLIEQGKILEEIGMKAILSLESCERISFENGLRCLDENSNLIKWSRENSKLINGIMCTHTSFTCSDRFIKKAKEDAKKLNAPMQFHLCESIYEPNYAEKHFGKKAVDYYNDLDILDETVLASQCVKVNDEEIDILKEKGVKVVHMPLSNCEVGGGFSPVPKMIKKGIKVALGTDGYINDFFEVMRGAFLMHKSVEEDASVMPANLVFRMATEHGAYVLGLQNSGKIAVGNKADIIVMEDEFKTPVTLDNIFDQIVVQGKKEFISNVYIDGRHILKEKQLVDLDKKAIVKEMKEVACEFWKF; encoded by the coding sequence ATGATTGCTATTAAAAGTAAATACTTAATATCTTCTGCTGATGAAATATATACAAATTCTGCTGTTGTAGTAGAAAATGACATTATAAAAGATATATTGCCAAATGAAGAAGTTGAAATAAAATATAAAAATATTGAAGAAATAATAGATAAATCAGATGCTATAATAATGCCAGGATTCGTCAATGGTCATATGCATCAATATGGAGTTCTTTCTAGGGGAATACCGGCAAATGTACATTTTACTGACTTTGAAGGTTTTTTAAATGACTATTGGTGGCCATTTATAGAAAATAGAATTGGATTAAAAGAAGTGAAGGCAACAACTAAAGCATCAGCAATAGAACTTATAGAATCTGGTGTGGTAGCTTTTTGTGATACCCTAGAAGCTCCAAATACAGAAGAAGGAACTTTAATTGAGCAAGGAAAAATACTAGAAGAAATAGGCATGAAAGCGATTTTATCCTTAGAAAGTTGTGAAAGAATAAGCTTTGAAAATGGACTTAGATGTTTAGATGAAAATTCTAATTTAATAAAGTGGAGTAGAGAAAATAGTAAATTAATAAATGGAATAATGTGTACACATACAAGCTTCACATGTTCTGATAGATTTATTAAGAAAGCTAAAGAAGATGCAAAAAAATTAAATGCACCAATGCAATTTCATTTATGTGAGAGTATATATGAGCCAAACTATGCTGAAAAACACTTTGGCAAAAAAGCAGTTGACTACTATAATGATTTAGATATATTGGATGAAACTGTATTAGCATCTCAGTGTGTAAAAGTAAATGATGAAGAAATAGATATATTAAAAGAAAAAGGCGTAAAAGTGGTTCATATGCCTCTTAGTAACTGTGAAGTAGGTGGAGGTTTTTCTCCAGTACCAAAAATGATTAAAAAAGGCATAAAAGTGGCACTGGGTACTGATGGATATATAAATGATTTTTTTGAAGTTATGAGAGGTGCATTTTTAATGCATAAATCAGTTGAAGAAGATGCATCAGTAATGCCAGCAAATTTAGTATTTAGAATGGCAACAGAGCATGGTGCTTATGTATTAGGACTTCAAAATTCTGGTAAAATAGCAGTTGGTAATAAGGCTGATATAATAGTTATGGAAGATGAATTTAAAACTCCTGTGACTCTTGATAATATATTTGACCAGATAGTAGTTCAGGGTAAAAAAGAATTTATATCAAATGTATACATAGATGGTAGACATATTTTAAAAGAAAAACAGTTAGTTGATTTAGATAAAAAAGCTATTGTTAAAGAAATGAAAGAAGTTGCTTGTGAATTTTGGAAATTTTAA